GACATCAAACACTTGCCATGAGATACACCTACATAGTGAGATAGAGtataaaaaagcaaaagagATGGATGGTGGAAAACACTCGCTTTGCTTAATGAAAGTGCAAAAGTTTGGCGCGGCCACGAAATGAGCTTAAAATTAAGTTAAAGTTTCAGTTGCAGCGCATTTTACACTTTGCTCCGGGTtcgtttgaatttcaatttggGCTGCGGGCTCCTTTTGGTTAGGTTGGTTGGCTTTTGGTGGCCAGATTTCTCTGATTGAAATTGGGCTGAAACTTACTTGCGAAGGTGGCGAGTTCCGCGCACTAGTCCGGGTGTGCAGCAGTTGACCGTGACCGAGGTACCTGTGGGGAAATTAGCGGATTTACGAcggttttttcttaaaagccCTGAATGTGCAACCTTATCGCAGGGGATGCTTCAATAATTTACACTGCAAGCTATGCAAAAATGTTCCACGCCACGGGAGGACATTTCTTTAAAGAATTAAGGCTGTTTCATATTTCATGAGGATTTTTCAGCAACTTTTTCAAatgaatttatttcaatttaagACTGCAACGTTagttaaataaagttttaaagaaaatcatACGATCCCCCACGAACACAGTTGCCATTACCACTAAAATTATTACCTTTGAGTTCCTTGGCAAGCCAGCGGGTGGCCAGCAGGACACAGAGCTTCGAGTGGGCGAAGGCGTCACGGGCGTGGAACTTGACCGCCCAGGTGCCGACGTTCAGCGGGTCGTCGAAATCGATTTTGGCCGCCGCATGAGCGTGGGCCGATACCATAATGATGCGGCCCTGCTCAGAGCGCTTCAGGTGAGGCAGCAGCAACTGGGTGAGCAGGAATGGGCCCAGGTAGTTGACCTGGCTGTGACGCTCGAAGCCATTCTCTGTGGGCACTTCAGTGTTGGCGAAGACCAGTCCGGCATTGTTCACCAAAATGTCGATGCGCTCGAATTCCGCCATCAAGCGCGAGGCAAAGTGATGGATGCTGCGAAACGAGCACAGATCCAAGTAGCGGGCCTCCACGAAATACCTATCCGCCggatcgtcgtcgtcgtctaGCGAAGTAAGAGGGGTCCGACATCCCAGCTCCCGTTTGATAATTGTGGCAGCCCGCTCGGCGGCCTGGAGATTGCGGCAGGCCAGAATTATCCTGCCCCCACGGCCCGCCAGCGCCTGGGCTAACTCGAAACCTATGCCACTATTTCCTCCGGTCACGACTACAATTTGCTCCTTGATTTGATTGTCGTTCGGACAGCGCTGGCCGCTCATTATGGTCCTGGTATGCGGGTAAAGGATACAGATTAGATGATGGGGAGAGGAGAATATGGGTGGTTCTGCGGTTTATGGGTACAGGTAATGACGGTGTACAACCATGTCGCGTGTGGGTATACACAGAGATATTTATAACCTATCTATGATTAATAACTAAaaagttatttatttaaaacttttaaagaccaaaaatattaaaataaagtatattTAAATTAGATATTAAACGATGAGTATGTTTAAGAGGCCATTccttattcatttaaaatatgatttattccaaataatattatatgcTTTTTTTAACAGTAATGACAAGAAAATGGTGTGGATCATTGGTATGGGGGCTTGGCTTATTGATAGGCGTTAATGGAATCGGCTTGAGAAACTGCACGTCGCCTAAGGACATATGTATATGGACCTGACTTAACCTGCTTAAATGTTTGCAAGTTCAATAATTTCAGCTCATGTGTAAACAATGaatgttaatttatttaattttaggcCTCAGGCAATGTTTGTTTAGCCTTTAGTCTGGCACAAAGTATAATCATTACCAATTAAACGTATTTGTTGATtacta
The Drosophila bipectinata strain 14024-0381.07 chromosome 3R, DbipHiC1v2, whole genome shotgun sequence DNA segment above includes these coding regions:
- the naz gene encoding retinol dehydrogenase 13; protein product: MMERLLTMFEQADPFSTWWPTIAALAVGIVITVRTIMSGQRCPNDNQIKEQIVVVTGGNSGIGFELAQALAGRGGRIILACRNLQAAERAATIIKRELGCRTPLTSLDDDDDPADRYFVEARYLDLCSFRSIHHFASRLMAEFERIDILVNNAGLVFANTEVPTENGFERHSQVNYLGPFLLTQLLLPHLKRSEQGRIIMVSAHAHAAAKIDFDDPLNVGTWAVKFHARDAFAHSKLCVLLATRWLAKELKGTSVTVNCCTPGLVRGTRHLRNSPLMSAICVKVVTFPWMWLFMKNAYEGAQCAIRLATDPQLKQVTGEYFNDCEIAPGSEASQDKELAKKLYMQTVKTLESVTKLTVDKEALGMETEPELRLEAPAAAEAETETNHGQGAGEERKEEQQPLE